AGGTTATGGGGGATCCGGAGGGGAAATCTTCTCCCCATCCTCCACCCAGACAATACTGAGATCAGAGGGaatcaaagaaaattaattgGATGTAGAACGAGCGGGATCAAAGGATGCATGATATCAAATTCAAGAACAGTCCTAGTATTATAACTATAATCCAAACTAACGAGCTGTCAATGGAGACAGAAACCAAAAAATAAGACAAAATTAAAAACCAGTGAGTCCAAATTCCAAATTACACTAATTATGAACTCCAAGTTCATGTGAAACCAAACTGTGCCCAGCTTCTGATTCTATCTCGCCATGTCTCTGCTCACATTCATAGCAGAAAACTGTGAAAACCACAAAGGTGAAAAACATAGCTAGGCAAAGGATCGCAGTTGAAAAGAACCCAAAAGCAAACTGAGTGAAGAGAccaagttcatcatcatcatctgttaTTGTAACATAGAACACAACACAGATCGGAATGCTTATTACTGTCAGAATCAGCATCAGAAACCACCCTTGTACTTCTCTTCCTGAGATAATTTTCCGGGCTTTTCCCACAGCCTTAATTCCACCACAGTCTTCCTCCATGATAGAAACTATAAGAGCAAGAGCCCACTGTGCAAACAGGTAAAGGTAAAAAACCACACCCAGAATTCCCGCTACCCAACCCCAAATGGAACTAGAGATTTTAGAGACCAATTTGATCATAACTGTGACCAAAACAATGTAAATTGCAGAGGGGAAATAAACATACAGCCAAGTGATCAATGGGTTTTTCCATGAAGCCCTGATCCATGAGAAGAGATCATTGAACTTTATATCTTTACCAATATAAATGGTTGATGCTGCATAAATGATTAATGTGATTCCACAAAAGGAAATAATCGAAAAGACTCCAACGAAGAGGAGTTCAATACCCAGAAGAGATCTTACATCATTTCGATCAACAGATGATTGCTCGTAGTCATCCTCTATCTTGTGTATTAAAGGACCTGCTACAAGATTGTGAATCAAGACAAGGAAATATAAGGGGCTAAGTACGAAGATCATGAGTTGAAGCATCAACTTCCCATTTCTTGCTGGTAACTTGACTGCCTCCCTCAAAATTCCTACAGTATTCAAGGGAAATGCCATCCGAGATTCattagtcactttttgaatagCCATTTGCACAGAGTCCTCTTGTTTTTGGTTTGAACTCTTCGGATTCAACTTCAATCAATTGTATTTTTTATATGGATAAAAAAAAGCTAATGACTGATCAAGAAatgttattatatataaaaatattaatagaaAGGAGACATGTTTCTTTCTTGATGTACTCAATGCCTTGGCCTTCGGTCGTAAAACCTGAAACTCGTCAACACGtaataatattaaatagagatcacaGGAAAGGAATATGCAGGGAAATGGTGCATTCGAGGAAGGTGCATCCAAGGGGGAAAAAAAACAACCTTATGGGTTTTTCTAATGATCCGTGTCGGCTCAAcaaagaaaggaaaatgatttCATCATGAAGCCGTACAACAAGATATAATTGTTTTCAAGGAAGTATATATACGTGCTACACCTGCAGAAGAAATTCTGATAaggaatttttttaattaatttatttgcatcaaaataaaatttttttatgcgatttaaaaatatataaatgcgTAAAAGATTTATTCTGATCTACGATCATCTTGTCAAAATGGAGAAATCGCTCACTCTCACCTTTACTTGAATCATGATCAAGATAGAAAGAAATTAATTTGACTCGATTTATTAACTAAAAGTATATTTCTTACTTGACATATTATATTTGAGTTCCTactctttttaatatttttattaaaaaaaattaattttaatgcacCAAAGTGTATTATATAATTTGCAGATGGAAGGATAATCAGAAAAAATAACAATAAACTTCGATCGTATAGTAACTTTTTTTAAGAGAATTATGCTCCCACTATGTTATTACTAGATAGTTAGGGCAGATCTCTTTAGAATAACAAAGTCAAAATAGAATTCTAGACACTGTTGTCTAGAATTCTCTCAAGAATGatttaaagaataataatattgattatggtagaaatgaagagaagagatatgaaAGAAAAAAGTTAATAATAGATTACtgttcaaacaattatttataaaGGTTTGCACCTTTTCGAATAGATACTATAgtttattttgtatttatttgAACAATTATATATGTTCACTTACACCTTTTAGAACATATATAACTGTTAGCAATAAATAGTTCATTTTGATGCCTTTTAATGAATAGACATAACATTTTCAATATGTAATAACTTTTCCTATCACTAACTATTTCTAACAATGCTTGTAGACTCTTATTTTGTGATGAATATGTGCATTAAGgctgtgggaaacccgatgatgaaaaattatatgactgtaagatgtaattggaggtatgaagctaaattattaattccgtggtatgatcttgaaaaaaataataatatgttttttttgggaagcgaatttaattaaaaataaataaaattttgttttgtttaaatttaatatgggtatttTTTAAAtctacctaattaagtttaattgggcccatAGGCCTAAGAAAAcctagttatgaattttaaataagacctatttaatttattttttgaaaattaaaataagaaaatatctttttctctatctctcttcctattggttggaacaccttacccatatcccagtctcacccaaattcctcgatcccagttgtttaagttatctgaaccttatcacactaggattTCAAACCCTACTACACATCTTTCTCATTTcttattggtgccttcccctttccttctcttcccattgattgaaacacctcatccatatttcagtatcacccaaattctgcaatcctagttatATGAACTTTATCATGCTAGGACtctaaaccctatcacacctctctcccaaaaccctataaatacccactgataaaaaataaaaaaaaaggaggaaaaaaaaaaaagagaaggtggaggagaagacaaaaaaataataataaaaaaaaggaaaaaaaaaaattaaagagaggaatagccaaaattcttttagttcttatTAATTTCTAGCGATATTTtttaaaggttagttcttttattttcttttcaagatctatgccatataatatttaattctatgttccttatttttaatttattttatatgttcatatagatcatgtaatcatgtttaatttgaggggatacacaactctgtacATGTTCAGTTTtttgtctctcatatttttattgttttctaaatatgtaaaaaatttgtaaaaattatattcatattctacacaaaaTTCTATTGATTTTAGGCTTATGAATCACTAAAAaatctttaatattttgtaagttatggctgtttgaagttagggttcttgtaaaatctgatttgcaggatacccaACTTGTAGAGCCCATATCtcgcttgtttcttaatatttttgtgtaaatctggtgtctaaaattaagtttgaaATCTTGTGAATtttttccaattagtttcgcattcatatctattatagttggtgagttatgaattttacaaaaaagttgtGCGATTCTGTTACTAGAAAAAAttacgatttgtgtagaccattcggctagggttttgtttgatttataaattttatgatcttgtatgatatgtaagctgtcttctgtaattgttttatgatttttaagcatgtctaactatttttaaaaaattagatttctcgctaccattaatctgccagaatttggaaattatatatttatgcatgttcttgtattttcttaggttttaattgatatttgatctattttttcatattcttttaattcaagaagtgttatgaagtgtttggatcatgttagaagacttagactattaggtagttataactaattaggaatcttaactctttaagaaactagaattagaatccaatgtaaattgttattaatattttctttatttcttttattttctttagtttctttatttttttattacaaacaaaattggtaagtagccctaaggtaaataacaaagagggcatttgcatggagcttatgtggagctaaacgggagtaagccagggatatcattgccatactagaagagaagaccattttttaagggtagcttgccctaaTGGTAACTGCATTTACCAATAGATAAGTAGCTCTAAATTCCTTGAATaatcattggcatgaaattgtagtaataatagaatttttatttagcaaattaaaattaactttatttttaatttaaccgatttttgcatgtaattaatttaaataaatactttgtaaattaaaattaatcctgtttgtaaattaaactaacattggcatgtaaaataaatttaatttaatacttggtaattgtaaaataaatttgcatgttagaaatctttattaggttataattgtttgggccttatgtgatattagaataaattacacatgtacataattaacttagttcaattatccttagagtaacttggtgaaaattaattaattaggttaaatagaaatgtagggttatttgaaattgaatttgtttgtaaattaaattctcaataataaattaattttagtcatcttataaatatcatttaaataattagcaaccccatagatagaaattacttgtgcatgaaaattgtgtgtaaacaacaacccttttatgaattacttacgtgtgtaggattagaattacattttttaggataaagtttaacaaatgaataataaacaagacttatagaaaattagtagaggactggcactcgaatcaacgaggttagaccaggcgtaaggggtgcctaacaccttccccttacgtacccactatcccgaacctagacattgggctgtgGTAATGATGGTTCTGAAAActttgcaaggagtaagttgccatccatgaccctcggaagaaacactgaatatgtcccgattATTATCCGGGTGGCGAcacctgtctatctatgccttcgtggcataaatccttagtaccgtggtagtgttatgggaagatggtacttatcagtggtttgattctattaggattgtatgaagtgcatgtctaggaaatgctatctaatgaggtggtacttaagtgagaccattatgactccaccatctttcctgggcattacctggtgcattttatataattctaatggatgatatttcacctcatGTCCCCCCCtatagtttggcgactccactggggactaaatggatagttactccaatatatttttattagtctaatattattcctctgttaaactttttgcattgcactacactatcacatggatcacccttaccctttttagccccgttagtGCTAGCCAAGGATACCATAGTTCTACTctagctatgacgaattggtgaatgctagcaccccatgcccgtaccttcaaGTATATAAAAAAGCCACAGCTCCaatcgttgtgcttaatggacaagctctcgcatgggtgacccttttcctacctaaTGAagtccatgagccatagatttcaaccctaggtaccccgtagatttttgttgtgttggatttataaccttactatttaaaccataagttctagtggtagttgagatgaacctaggcctatgcataaacccaatgtgtgtataggcccaagtccatttcaaaacccatgttaagcaagaggatgcttacttatggttaaactttaaggatataaatcatttgtttgtGAGGGGAAGATCGTCCTGGGCCACCCCTTGTTGGTGTGTCAAGTGTaccgtagcctaggatagaattttttcttaccctgcacgtgagagttaaAGGTATAAggaggcgaagattcagttcttgagatttttttttttttgttttaattcagtctttggttcgattttagttcagtttatatggtctggttttggtttagttttggttctattggtatggttcagttttggttttgtaaaagtaaaggcaaaaaaaaaaaaaagaaaaaaaaatggtccattcatgcattgcattcatgtacatagcatgcttaggtgaacccttaaatcctattttttttgagtaaacatagcctcaaaacacacaaAAAAGACTTCCAATCagatcacttgggttagggaagggaaaagactagtaaggatttcacttgcactacttaagatggaagaaactatggccgtgcttgatgacATATTAAATgctaagatgtttgagctagaagagacaatggtggtcaactttagaaagaggccctaaggtaggccaattaagtggcattaaagttattgaggttcaaattgtgtctcacaccccaaggagatttttccaattcagccaacccttatccgaagttttagagcgtctcaaagctcaagacctcctatagcgCTT
This sequence is a window from Hevea brasiliensis isolate MT/VB/25A 57/8 chromosome 10, ASM3005281v1, whole genome shotgun sequence. Protein-coding genes within it:
- the LOC110657456 gene encoding uncharacterized protein LOC110657456 is translated as MDQGFMEKPIDHLAWALALIVSIMEEDCGGIKAVGKARKIISGREVQGWFLMLILTVISIPICVVFYVTITDDDDELGLFTQFAFGFFSTAILCLAMFFTFVVFTVFCYECEQRHGEIESEAGHSLVSHELGVHN